In Haliscomenobacter hydrossis DSM 1100, the DNA window TGTGCCCATCGAATGGTGGGTGTTCGTAGTGGCGGGAGTAATGGCCATCGGCATCGCGTTGTTGACGGTGAGTTTTCAGAGCATGAAGGCGGCGTTGAGAAATCCGACGGAGAGTTTGAAGTCGGAGTGAGTATTGCAACGCAAATTTTGATTTTACTCAGTGTGTTGAGTAAATTTACTCAGCGTACTGAGTAAACAATTTTCTCCATTTAATCTTACTCTACTTATCCATAGCTGTGCGAAAATAGTTCATATGTTGACCCAAAAATGAATAAGATCAAGGTTGCTGCCAGAAACTCGTAAATGATTGGATGTTAGTTTTCCAATTGAAGAAAAATATTCACAGTTCAAGCATTCATTTGAAGGCCAGGGGACATCAGTTATCCATAGGTTAATTTGTTCATGCCAGTGCTGAAAACTATTTTCTGTTACATACGCAATAATCCCATTTGGCGACAAAAGATTCCCTTGGTCATCTAGGCCGTGAACTTCGTTCCTGAATCGTTCAATTGCACCACCTTTTCCTTCTACATATTCTTTTTCTCTTTTACCTCCAATTTTGTCAGTTGGAAGTTTTTTTGCTTCCAAGCAATAAATGAGTTCCATGTCAATATCTAGGGTATTTATCTTCGTTGCGATGTCCATTCTTTTGGCGTGTCCTTTTTGATTGGGGCGTTTTTGAGACTTTTCAGGCTGGAATACGAAAGGAGAGTTTGTTAACCATGCTTTCCGGGTTAAAAAATTATACAGTTCTTCAGTCAAATCGTTTTCATTTTGTGTTTTATGGAGTGTTTTTTCTTTTGGAAATAAAGGCAGATTGTGTTCTAAAAATGAAATCAATTTAACGACATACTCTGTAGTCGATGTACCCGGAGGGATGTTTTGAAAGGGAATTTGTTCAGGTATGGGATTGTTTGGCATAGGCTAAAATCCGCTTATTTTTAGATCAGCAAAAGTTTCATCAGCATCGCGGAGAGCAATAGACCTTAACCAATAGCGCAGTGCTCTAGGTTTAATCAAGATCAGTACATCGTAGCCTTCTATATGCAAATATTCTCGCAATACCCGACTAATGCGAATATTGCGTCTCGTGGTATTGTAGAGTAATTTTTCAATACCTGCTAGTCCACCTTCGAAGATTTCAGGCAGTATTCCTTGTTGAGGTTTTCCGAAACAAAAAACGTGCATGACAGTTGTTTGATCAAATTGAAATCCTAGAGAAAACCATTTCATGCCGTTTTGCTCGTAGATAGGGTTTAAGGTATTGCAGAAGACTTCGCCAAAAGCATGAAGGTGGCTTTCGGTTGTGCTATAATTCAATGGCGATTTTTCGCTATTTGAACTAGATTTGATGTAGTAATTCAAAACATCATCTTGGATGATTTTTTCTGAATAACCAAGCTGTATATCTTCAGGGTTTTCAGGATATGGGATTTTTAGTATATCAATTCCGTCTAATACAAATGGTGATTTTGTAACTCCTGATTCACCGCTGGTAGTTAATGCGTATAGTCGATTAAGCGAAGAAGATCTCAAAAACGATTCATATAATCTGAATAGCTCATTTCTTTGGTCTAAAGGTGCATGAATCCCAAATATTCTGTCATTAAAACATAAGTACTCTTCGGAAAAAGCCATAGGGATTTTATTTTTCCCTAAACTCTCTTTAATTAAAATATGAGGTGGTTTGAATATGTTTTTTTTTGTACTTCTTGGCCTTGAAAAATATTTTCTTTGCTCAATAGTTATCGTCATTCCACTTTCATCCAATTTCTCAACTGTTTGTTTATCTGTAATCCACTCGGCTTCGACGTATGTATTTTTTTCTGATGCCACAGCATAATCATTTGCTTTATAGCCTTCTCCATAGACCCAATTCTTTTCATTCTTCATTTTAAAAAGAAATTCATCTAGGCTCCTCAAACCACTTAAATAAGAAATTAACTGGATTAATCGGCCACCACTAAAAAGGTTACATTTCCACACAAGAGAATTATCAAGAGCAATTTTATACTTAATTTGGTGAACATCGTAGTGGTCTATTTCAAAATAAAAACGTTCTTCAGCAACTTTACTTCTTTTGATAATAATATGAAGTACTTTTCCGAGCCTCTCCTTGGGCTGTAAATCAGTCGCGATTGTGGCGCAAACAGCCGGAGTTGCACTACCATGGAATAATCTATCACTTAAATGGGTAAAATCAAAGATTTTTTCAACTCGATAATTCTCCATAAAAAAAGTACGATATGGAGTGGCTTTACTATTGTATAGCCAAGAATTGGCAGGTAAAATGAAACAAATTTTGCCTCCACTTCTTCGAAGTTCTACAGCTTTGTCTAAGAAAAAAAGGGCTAATTGTCCTCCACTTATTAACAAGTTTGGCGTAATTGAAAAATTCTTTTGAATTAAATCAAAATATCCTAATTTCGAAAAACCGCTTGGAGGGTTAAATGGCGGGTTTCCAATGACTAAATCGAATCCTTGCGCTTTAAGTTGGTCAAAAACTCCAAAAAAATTGTCAGTCACAATATTCTCTTCCCCCAAATCATCGAAACGTAATTCGTTCCAAATTTGCATAGGAGAAAGTTTATCACAAATGGCAATGCAAAGACTAAAAATACTAATGAAGGTTGCCCCTTCCTCGATATCCACACCAAATATGTTATCTCTGACGATTCGTTTAATGGTTTCGATATTCGGATAGTCAATCGATTCAGTAGCCTTATAGTTGAGAATGGCTTGCCATTGGACCATTCGTTTTAATGCTGCAACTAAAAAAATGCCAGAGCCGCAAGCAGGGTCAAGCACCTTGAAGGTTCCAGTTGAAAACATTTCTTCCGCCTTGTCCAAAGGCATACACTCATCTATTAACAGATTGACGAGGTAGGGGGGGGTATAAACTACACCTTTTTCTTTCTTCAAAAAGGCTTCATAAATACCACTAATTAATTCAATGGGCAAAAAATTGAAGGCATAAAGTTTCCAAAGCACATATTGATGCCCTTCAATATCTGCATCGAAGACGGCAGCAACATAGCTTAGATTTGCTTTTCCTAATTCTTGCTTTTCTTCAGGTTTAAGATCGAATACTTTACCGTTAAATTTTATATTCAACTCTTCCAAAAAGGCATTGATATAACCGTTTCGAAGAATATCTGTAAATTGTTTGCAATCAGGAAATTGCTGGTAGAAATCTCGGCTAATTTCCAATAAATTCGTACCGTTTTTATCTTCCTTATCTTCAAGATATTTAACCAAAACACCGATAATGAGTAGTTTACTAATTGTAGAGGGTGATAAATGAAGCTCTTGCTGTTGTTCTAAATTCTTTTTAGCGTTTAGTAAGCCATTCAATAGTTTTTGGTAAGGACTCTCAGAAACTTTTAAGATTTCTGGATGCTCCTCCCAAAATGTACCATTGTCAAATAACTTGGCGGAAAATTTTTCAGCTTCAATTTTTTGCTGAATATCACCAATTAGGGAAAAGATCTGAATGGGGTCAAGTCGGAGATTCTTTTTCCCTTTCCCTTCAAGGCTTTTAGAGCAATTGTAAATTTTTACTTCCGTAGAAGTAGCGACGTAAAATAACGGCACGACTCCACTACTCCACAAATTGGTATGCGTTTCTAACAATTCATCGTCGGAAAAAGCACGATCGTAAATATAGACCTGTGGGACTGAATGGTTTGAATTTTCGAATCTTCTAAAATAAACCGCATCAGCCTTGAAGCGTTTTGCCTCATTGATGGCCAATAGTTCAGTATAATTTGCGGCTTCTTGAGATTTAGTAACCCACACTAAACCTGTATCTGGTGTAAAATCGAATCTTGAAAGCACATCGTCAATCATAAATCTTGATCATTACCAGAAAAAATATTTTACCTAGCGCTGTAAAGATAAATCGAGCATATGAACCGTACAAGTAAATCTGAAATTTTTTGCTTTTATTTTTTATTTTTAAAAATAAATGTTTTTAACACTGTTTGGTCAAGAAAATTGTTTGGTGAATTTTTTAGAATTATGAGTGCCTAAAAGCCTTTATCAGTATTCTAGCACGTCCGAAACCGCACAAAACTGTCCATCTTCGAACACCTTTTCTTCTTTTGTCTCTCGCAATATCCTCAATAACAATCCCATACCCTCTTGGCACGCCATTTGATCAGCAAAAGTAGAAATAATACCTTTCATGAAAAGAACCTACCTGGGCGAGTTTGAAGAACTGGTGTTGCTGACGGTAGCCGTGCTGGAAGGGCAGGCCTATGGCGTTGTGCTCTTACACGAACTCATTGCCCAAACCGGGCGCTCCCTTCGGCTCAATCAGGTACACTCCGCCCTGCAACGCCTGGAGGACAAAGGTATGCTGAGTTCCGAAATGGGTGAACCCACTGCCGAACGCGGAGGGCGTCGCAAACGCTTATTCAAAGTCACTGCCTTTGGCCTGCGCACATTGGAAGAGATCCAGGAGATTCGCAGCAGTTTGTGGAACCGTTTTAACAACCCCAAAACCGATCCAAGCCTATGAGCCGCCCAGAACAACCCATGCCGCAGCCACCCCGCTGGGCCGATCGCCTCTTGGAGTGGTTTTGTGCCCCACACCTGTTGGAAAACGTGCAGGGCGATTTGCACGAAGAGTTCTTTTATCAGGTAGAACAGATTGGGGTACAAAAAGCAAAATTTCAATACATTCTCGAAGTGTTGGGCTTCGTCAAACCCTTTGCCATCCAACGCAAGCCCAGTCCATATCCATCATCCATCACCACATTTCATCCGACCATGATCCGCAACTATTTCAACATCGCCATCCGCAATTTGGCCAAAAACCGACTGTACGCTGCCCTCAATATTTTTGGCCTGACCATCGGCACCATTTGTTGTTTGTACATCCTGCTGTATGTGCAGGACGAACGCAGTTACGACAAACACCACGCAGGCGCGGAGCGCTTGTATCGACTGACTACCGAGCTCGATTTTCCCGACACCAAAGACCCTCACCGCATGTCGACCTGTTCGCCACCGATCATTCCGGCCATGCAGGCGGAGTTTCCGGAGGTGGAAATGTCAACGCGGGTGGTCGACCTAGCACCGTTTGGCGTGGAACGGTTCTTGTTCAAAGTAGGCGATAAGGTTTTTTATGAAAACACGGGTTACGTGGTAGACAGCACTTTTTTTGAAACCTTTGATTACAAATTTTTAGCTGGAAACCCTAAAAAAGCGCTGAACGCCCCGCAGTCCATGGTGATTTCAGCAGCATTGGCCATCAAGCTCTTCAATACGACCGATGCCCTGAACAAAACCTTGCGTGTCACCGGACAAGTGGAAGAAGAAACCTACAAAGTCACGGGGGTATTCAATAATTCCCTGGGCAAAAGCCACCTCATGCCCGATTTTTTTATGCCCATGAACTCACGGGGCATGGGCGAATACGTGCGGAGCGACAACACCTGGGCGGGCAATAATTTCCTCTTTGGCTACCTCAAATTTAAGCCCGGCACCGATGTACAGGCTTTTGAAGCCAAACTCCCCGCCTTTATTGAGCGCAACGGCGGTGACCAATTGCGCCAGATGAAAATGAATAAAAAACTGTTTCTCCAGCCAGTTAGGGCCATCCACACCAGTGCAGAGGGGTTGGACGTATCCAAAGGAACCAGTGAGCGCTTCCTGAACATGCTGCTCCTGATCGCCGGTTTTATTCAACTGGTCGCCTGCATCAATTTTATGAACCTGAGTACCGCTCGCAGTACCCGCCGGGCTAAGGAGGTAGGTGTACGCAAGGCCGTCGGTGCGGGGCGTGCCTCGCTGATGGGGCAATTTTTGAGTGAGAGTATGCTCATGACTTTAATTGCCGTAGGACTTGCGGTGCCCATGATTTGGTTGCTATTGCCTTTACTCAACCTGATTACAGGCGCATCCTTACAACTTCAACTGACCCAGGATTGGTCTATCTGGGGCACAATTGTCGCTTTGGTGTTGCTCACCGGAGTGGTGGCAGGCAGTTACCCGGCATTTTACCTCTCCTCTTTTAATCCGCTCAGTATTTTTAGAGGAATGCGGGATACCAAAAATTCCAAAGGGGCCATCAATTTGCGCAAGGCGCTGGTGGTAAGCCAGTTCATTATTTCTTCGGTTTTGATCTTTGGAGCTGTGGTCATTCAACGGCAATTGAACTATATGCTGAAACAGGACATGGGTTTTGAAAAAAATCAAAAAATAGTCTTTCCCATCCGGGCTAACGAAAGCCGTAACCAACTGGAAAGTTTCCGCAATAAACTGGCCTTATTGCCCGAGGTCGCCAGTGTGACCGGCATGTCGGCCTATCCTGGTCAGTTTGTACCCAACGACATTTCGATGTACAAAGAGGGTGAAAGCATGAATAGTGCCACCATCATTCGATTTGCGTTTACGGATGAAAACTTTATAAACACCCTCAAAGTCAAACTTTTAGCGGGACGTAACTTCACTTCCAGAGACACTTCCAGCGAGGAGTTCAGCGCCAAAGTCATTGTGAACGAAACCACCCTCAAAACCATGAATATCCCGCTGGACCAAGCGCCGGGAATGGTTTTGCGCAGTGATCGGGGCAATGGCGAGTTGATCCAATACACCATTGTCGGCGTGATGCAGGACATCAACTTTGAGCGCATGTCAGAAAAGGTAAGTCCTTATATGATCCGGGTGTCTCCACACGAAGATTTGCCGCAGGTCATCACGGATGTAAGCACCCAGGATTACCCAAGCTTTGTCCAAAAATCTCAACAGATTTGGAGTGAATTGTTCCCTGCTGTACCATTTGAATATACTTTCCTGGATCAGGAAGTTGCCAAGCTCTATCAGTCGGAACAAACCTTCTCGCGCATCATCGGTGCGTTTACCCTGATTGCCATTTTTATCTCCTGTCTGGGGCTGTTTGGCCTTTCGGTTTTTGCGGCCGAGCAGCGCATGAAGGAAATTGGCATCCGCAAGGTGCTCGGAGCCAGTGTAGGCAATCTAACCGGTTTGTTGGCCAGGGATTTTGTGGTGCTGGTCATCATCTCTATCCTCATCGCCTCACCTATCGCCTGGTATTTGATGAACCAATGGCTGAAGGATTTTGCCTATAGAATTGACATCCAGTGGTGGATGTTTGTATTGGCCGGGGGTATTGCGGTGGTGGTCGCGTTTTTGACCGTTAGTTTCCAAAGTGTCCGCTCGGCCTTGGCGAACCCAGTGAAGTCGCTGCGGAGTGAGTAGCTCCGCAGCTACCATTTAGCATAATTAATACAAAAATTTCATCTTAACGCAGCTTCGCTGCTTTTTTATAAACACGACGACACGACGGTACGACGACACGACGATAGCTACCGCTACAACCCAACGCTAGGCGTTGGAACACTCAACGCGCAGCGTTGAGGACGTCGTGTCGTCGTACCGTCGTGCCGTCGTGTTAAAAGATTTGGCGAAGCCGAATCCCATTATTCGTTGTGTTTATACTGTACACCTACGTACAATACTTGTCACAAAACCGTACACTTTTGAGTTTTTCCTCGAAGTAATTTTTTGACAACCAACAACTTAACTTCTTAGGCATGATTTGTGAGGTTGAAATCCAATACCAATCGTACACAAGCGAAGGATTTTCAATCATTTAACACCCGACCTCTATGTTTTCCAACCTCTTCAAACTTGCCTGGCGGAATTTGTTGAAAAACAAAAGTATCTCGGCCATCAATCTGCTTGGTCTCAGTGCCGGATTGACGGCTGCTTTGTTGATTTTCCAATACGTGTTGTACGAACGCAGCTACGACTCCTTTACGGATCATGCCGATCGGGTCTGGCGTTTGCAAATCGACAAAACCACCAAAGGGGCAATAGAGTGGCAATCCGCAACCTTTTTTCCTGCCTTTGGGCCTACCATGAAAAAAGATTTTCCGGAGATAGAAGATTTTTGTCGCCTCATCGATGCCGAGACCCTATTGGCCAATGAAACCCGTAACATTCGTTTTGCCGAAAAAAAGGGCTATTACGCTGACCCAGCCACGCTGGATATTTTAGGGGTAGAATTGCAGCAGGGCAACCCGGAGACGGCGCTAAGCGGACCAGATAAAATTGTATTGTCTCAAAAAACGGCCCAAAAATATTTTGGTGTGGAAAATCCGCTGGGCAAAATCCTGACGGTTCCCGACGCCGATTTCCCCAGAAAATATGAGGTGACTGGCGTATTTGAAGATTACCCCACCAACTCCCATTTGATCCTTGACTACCTGGTATCTTATAGCACCCTGGGCAATATTTTGCGCATGTCGGGTGACACCAGCAATGCTACCGAAACCGCCTGGGGCTGGTACGATTTTTACATCTATTACAAATTGCGACCCGATGCGGATGCTAAGGCACTGGAAGCAAAACTGCCCGCCTTTTGTGACCGCTACATGAACAATGAGGAGCGCCTGAAGTTGGCCAGCGTTCGTTATGACGCCTTTTTGACGCCCTTGCGGAGTATTCACCTCGAATCTCATGTCAACCAGGAGGCGGAAGTCAATGCCGATGGGCAGGGGGTTAACTTTTTGTACCTCATCGCTTTTTTTGTGCTGGCCATTGCCTGGGTCAATTTTATCAATCTTTCTACAGCACGTTCCATGGAGCGGGCAAGGGAAGTCGGTGTACACAAGGTATTGGGGGCTTTCAAACGACAATTGGTTGCTCAGTTTATGACCGAAAGTTTTGTACTAAATTTGGTTGCCGTGTTAATTGCGCTCGGGGTAACCTGGGTGATGATGCCCACTTTTGGGCGTTTGGTGGAGCGCGATTTTAGTAGCATGGGCTTATTCAGTTCGCTCAGTGGGCAGTTGTGGACTACTTTTGGGTTGACCTGCCTGGTGGGTGTGGTACTTTCAGGTTTGTATCCTGCTTTTGTGTTGTCGAGTTACCAGCCGATTGCAGTGCTGAAAGGTGGGTTGAAAGGAAACCCCCGAGGCAATTGGTTGCGCAAAGGGCTGATCGTATTTCAGTTTGCTGCATCCATTGCTTTGATGGTAGGTACCGTGGTGGTGTTGCGCCAACTCAACTACATGCGCAATCAACCACTCGGTTTTGAGGTCAAACAAACCATGGTCTTGGAAGGGGTACAAAGCCTACAAGACAGTGCCTACACCAGCGCCTATTCCGCCTTCAAACAGGAACTCTCACAAATCCCGGGCATCCAGGGCGTGACTGCCAGCAGTACCGTGCCCGGCAATGAAATATATTGGACCAATTCTTTTTACCGGGCGGGCCAGGATGCAACCACTGCATCACGAATTACCATGTACCGCATGGCTTGTGATTATGATTTTTTAAAAACCTACAACATCCAGGTGCTGGAAGGACGAGCTTTCGACCCAAAATTTGGCGAGAATAACCGGACCATACTCCTCAATGAATCGGCGGCCAAAGACCCGGGCTTTGCCTCTTCAGGTGAGGCCGTGAATGCCTACCTGATGGCAGGTACCGACTCCCTCAAAATCATCGGGGTAGTCAGCGATTTTCATCAGGAAGGACTACAAAAAGTAGTGATGCCCATGATGATCAGTTACCGGGAAGGCATGCGCAATTTTTATTCGGCCAAAATTGAAAGTCGGGATTATGGGGCAACCATCGGCTCGATACAAGCGCTTTGGGCCAAACATTTCCCCGCCGATCCCTTTGATTATTTCTTCCTGGATGACCATTTCCAAAAGCAGTACCGTTCGGATATCCTGTTTGGGCAAGTATTTGGATTTTTTACCCTGTTGGCCATTTTGGTAGCTTGTTTGGGTTTGTTTGGACTGGCCTCCTATCAGGCCCTGCAACGCCGCAAAGAAATTGGCATCCGTAAGGTATTGGGTGCTACCACTACCCAGGTGACCAGCTTGCTGGCCAAAGATTTTGTCCGCCTGGTGCTGGTTTCAATTCTGCTTGCTGTGCCAATTTCGATGTACATCATGCAAAAATGGCTGGAAAACTTTGCTTACCGTACCAATATTCCCTGGTGGGCCTTTGTGCTGGCAGCGGTAGTGGCAGTGATGATTGCGGTGCTGACGGTGAGTTTGCAAAGCATCCGGGCGGCATTGGCCAATCCAGTGAATGCCCTACGGAGTGAATAGAAAGATATAGTATTCTCCCCCGCAGATCACGCAGATTTACGCAGATTTTTTTCATAAAAAACCATCTCTGCGTAAATCTGCGTGATCTGCGGGGGAGAAATAATAAAAAATATACTCCATTGCAAGTGGGGGCTAAAAATTCATACAATAAAAATATAATCATCGTATATTGCATAATCGTGTGATAAATCATACTTTCCCCCCTCTTCTGTAAGATAAAAATAAGCTATAACGGTCTACTTCTCAATAGTCAAGGTCTCAACGAGACTCCTTGAAAGTTTCATCTATTCCAAAACTATACAGTATGAAAAAAATCATTTTCATCGTGGCTGCTTTTTCGTTGGCGGGGAGCATTCGGGGCCAAACGCTGGAGCGCTCGGTGCTCGGTGCAGCGGGCAAAGTAGATGTCGGCAAAACCATGCAATTAGAATGGACCCTGGGTGAAGTGGCCGTCCGCCGCTACACCCACCCGGGAGGCGAAATCAATGAAGGCTTTCACCAGCCCTACCTTGCAGTAGAAAGAGACGAAAAAAGGACTACCGAGGACCAGCGTTTTTCCGTTTTTCCTAACCCTACTGGAGCCGATTTGTTTGTACAGGCAAAACTCAGTACCAGTGAACAGGTGCAATTGAAACTGATCGACTCAGCTGGCAGGCTGCTCTTGCCCGTTCGCAGATCAGGACACATCGTGAATGAACAATTGGATTTAAAGCACATACCCGCTGGACATTACTATCTACTGGTGACCAATGCCCGGGGTAAACTGCTCCATTCGGCCAAAATACTCAAGCAATAATCCCATCACTTAACACCCAAAACTTCGTAGACCATGAAAAAAATTATCTTATACTTTACTGCTATGTTGCTGTGCAGCTATGCTGTTCAAGCACAACAAATCAAAGGCCTCCCCGGCATGAATTATCAGGCCGTAGCGCGGGATGCATCTGGAAAATTGCTTGCCAATAAAACGATTTTTTTACGCGTCAACCTCTTGTCTGAAGGGCCTGGCGGCCAGGCCGTCTATTCAGAAGTACACCAGGTAAGTACCAGCGCAAATGGACTCTTTAACCTGGTGATTGGGCAAGGGGATGCGCAAGGTGCTACTTTTAAGGAAGTACCGTGGGCGGAGAAAAACATTTGGCTCGAACTGGCGCTTTCCGAAGGAAAAAAAGAAGCATTCTCCGTCATTGGTGCCAGTCAATTGCTGGCCGTTCCATATGCTTATCACGCCGGATCAGCGGAGACTCTGCACATTCACGAAGACAACGAAAAAAGTATTTGTAGTCGGGCTGCCTCGGGAATGCCGTTTTGGACGGTTTACGGCAACGATAAACTAACCGATGAATGTCATTTTATCGGAACGACGGTTGATGAAGACCTAGTTTTTAAAACCAACAACGTCGAAAGAATGCGCATCCTGGCTGCTGGGGACATCAATATGCCGGGTAACTTGTTCATCAAAGGCAACCTCAAGGTTGAGGGCGATGGTACGTTTTTTAACCTGACCGCTAAAAACGATTTGACCGTACAAGGCAATGGTGCTTTTTCCAACCTGACGATAGCGAATGACGTGGCGGTGGGAAAAAATGCCAGCGTTGGGGACACGCTGAACGTAGGTAAACATGCCATCACCAAAACCTTACAGGTCAATGAAACGGCTACGGTGGAGGGTCAATTGAATGCCAATGGTCGCCTGGTTGTAGATGGTGGCGCGGATGGCAGCCAAAGCAAGCAGGAAAGTTACCCACTCCTGGTCAAAGGCAGCAGTCAGGGCATTGCCATCGAAGTCGTCCCGACTACCACCAACAACCTGGAATCAGGGCGGGGCAACAACTATGTGTCCTTTTGGAAAAATGGAGAAATGACCGGCCGGATCGAAGGCATGAACACTGGTGATCTTGACCCTACTGGTCTGGTGAGCCTGATCACCAAAATGGTCAGCGACCCACCCGCCGGGATTGCCTACAAGTTTGGTGAGCTGGTCATTAATCTCTTGCCCAAAGTGGATGTGAATGCCAGCCTCGACCCTTTTGGGGTCGATGTGGATGTTACCCTGCCCAACCTCAATCTGGACAATCCTTTCAGCAGTTTGCCCAATAGCTTGCTGGAATACATCGAAAATCCAACTGGCGGCCCGGCCAGTTTCATTTATAAAAACATCTTTGAACCCATTGCTTGTGACCCACAGACCGGGCTGTTTACGCAAGGGGTAGGGCCTGAAGCTGCCAACAATTTCAAAGCCCAGATTTTTTCAGACTACACACTGGATATTCTCACCAATTCCATCACAGTTTTTGGTTCGATTGTACAAACCGTAACCAGTGCCGCCAGTGTACTGGACCCTGAAGACATTTTTAGCGATGGTCTGGATTTGGTGATCGACATTACCAATTTGACCCTGGTGGCTACGTATGCAGATTTGAGTTTGGGGGTGGCTTTTGAATCCGGCTCGGGTGACTATGCCGAATGGCTGCCTCGCATCGATCCCTCCGAAACCATGAACATTGGTGACGTGGTGGGGGTAAATGGCGGCAAAGTTTCCAAAAAATTCAGCCAGGCGGAACGGTTTATGGTCGTGTCGGCCTCCCCGATTGTACTGGGCAATATGCCAAGCAGCAAGGAGGGCGAAAAGAATTCCGAAAAAATTGCCTTCATGGGTCAGGTGCCCGTAAAGGCGCGTGGGGTTGTACACATTGGTGATTACCTGCTGCCTTCCGGGGAAGGTGATGGTTTGGCAATTGCTGTTGCCCCGGATAAAATGAAAGCGCGTGATTTCAAGCGCATCATTGGCGTAGCCTGGGAAGCCGCGGATGGCAGTGAATTTTTTAAATTGATCAATACTGCGGTTGGGCTCAATCAAAACGATACGGGTAAGTTGATCGAAGAAATGCAAATGGTGATCAACCAAATGCAAAAGGCGATCCAGGAGATGAATCCGAACTATCAGGCACACCTATTTGAGGTGGGTGAACCCACAAAATTGGCTAAACCCGCCACACCGGATTTTACGGTTTCCAGTACTCACCCCACCCAAATCGACACGTATTTTGATGGAAAAACCTACCCAAACCGCCAGGAAATGCTGCAAGATGTGAAAAAAGCGCTGGTGGAACGGGCGAACATCAATCTGGAAAAGTATCCGCTGGTGGCGTATATCTTTGACCACCCAGAGAA includes these proteins:
- a CDS encoding HsdM family class I SAM-dependent methyltransferase, translated to MIDDVLSRFDFTPDTGLVWVTKSQEAANYTELLAINEAKRFKADAVYFRRFENSNHSVPQVYIYDRAFSDDELLETHTNLWSSGVVPLFYVATSTEVKIYNCSKSLEGKGKKNLRLDPIQIFSLIGDIQQKIEAEKFSAKLFDNGTFWEEHPEILKVSESPYQKLLNGLLNAKKNLEQQQELHLSPSTISKLLIIGVLVKYLEDKEDKNGTNLLEISRDFYQQFPDCKQFTDILRNGYINAFLEELNIKFNGKVFDLKPEEKQELGKANLSYVAAVFDADIEGHQYVLWKLYAFNFLPIELISGIYEAFLKKEKGVVYTPPYLVNLLIDECMPLDKAEEMFSTGTFKVLDPACGSGIFLVAALKRMVQWQAILNYKATESIDYPNIETIKRIVRDNIFGVDIEEGATFISIFSLCIAICDKLSPMQIWNELRFDDLGEENIVTDNFFGVFDQLKAQGFDLVIGNPPFNPPSGFSKLGYFDLIQKNFSITPNLLISGGQLALFFLDKAVELRRSGGKICFILPANSWLYNSKATPYRTFFMENYRVEKIFDFTHLSDRLFHGSATPAVCATIATDLQPKERLGKVLHIIIKRSKVAEERFYFEIDHYDVHQIKYKIALDNSLVWKCNLFSGGRLIQLISYLSGLRSLDEFLFKMKNEKNWVYGEGYKANDYAVASEKNTYVEAEWITDKQTVEKLDESGMTITIEQRKYFSRPRSTKKNIFKPPHILIKESLGKNKIPMAFSEEYLCFNDRIFGIHAPLDQRNELFRLYESFLRSSSLNRLYALTTSGESGVTKSPFVLDGIDILKIPYPENPEDIQLGYSEKIIQDDVLNYYIKSSSNSEKSPLNYSTTESHLHAFGEVFCNTLNPIYEQNGMKWFSLGFQFDQTTVMHVFCFGKPQQGILPEIFEGGLAGIEKLLYNTTRRNIRISRVLREYLHIEGYDVLILIKPRALRYWLRSIALRDADETFADLKISGF
- a CDS encoding PadR family transcriptional regulator: MKRTYLGEFEELVLLTVAVLEGQAYGVVLLHELIAQTGRSLRLNQVHSALQRLEDKGMLSSEMGEPTAERGGRRKRLFKVTAFGLRTLEEIQEIRSSLWNRFNNPKTDPSL
- a CDS encoding ABC transporter permease encodes the protein MSRPEQPMPQPPRWADRLLEWFCAPHLLENVQGDLHEEFFYQVEQIGVQKAKFQYILEVLGFVKPFAIQRKPSPYPSSITTFHPTMIRNYFNIAIRNLAKNRLYAALNIFGLTIGTICCLYILLYVQDERSYDKHHAGAERLYRLTTELDFPDTKDPHRMSTCSPPIIPAMQAEFPEVEMSTRVVDLAPFGVERFLFKVGDKVFYENTGYVVDSTFFETFDYKFLAGNPKKALNAPQSMVISAALAIKLFNTTDALNKTLRVTGQVEEETYKVTGVFNNSLGKSHLMPDFFMPMNSRGMGEYVRSDNTWAGNNFLFGYLKFKPGTDVQAFEAKLPAFIERNGGDQLRQMKMNKKLFLQPVRAIHTSAEGLDVSKGTSERFLNMLLLIAGFIQLVACINFMNLSTARSTRRAKEVGVRKAVGAGRASLMGQFLSESMLMTLIAVGLAVPMIWLLLPLLNLITGASLQLQLTQDWSIWGTIVALVLLTGVVAGSYPAFYLSSFNPLSIFRGMRDTKNSKGAINLRKALVVSQFIISSVLIFGAVVIQRQLNYMLKQDMGFEKNQKIVFPIRANESRNQLESFRNKLALLPEVASVTGMSAYPGQFVPNDISMYKEGESMNSATIIRFAFTDENFINTLKVKLLAGRNFTSRDTSSEEFSAKVIVNETTLKTMNIPLDQAPGMVLRSDRGNGELIQYTIVGVMQDINFERMSEKVSPYMIRVSPHEDLPQVITDVSTQDYPSFVQKSQQIWSELFPAVPFEYTFLDQEVAKLYQSEQTFSRIIGAFTLIAIFISCLGLFGLSVFAAEQRMKEIGIRKVLGASVGNLTGLLARDFVVLVIISILIASPIAWYLMNQWLKDFAYRIDIQWWMFVLAGGIAVVVAFLTVSFQSVRSALANPVKSLRSE